From the genome of Oceanidesulfovibrio indonesiensis, one region includes:
- a CDS encoding ABC transporter permease: protein MRFPLFIALRYLSTRKRSFLSIISLVSVAGVALGVAALIVVTGVMNGFSTELREKMLGITSHIVVTPRQGAFDDYEPALRAIRDVGGVEAATPFIKAEVMLSSGRAVKGVALRGVDPGTADNVLTVDQHVEAGIGLAGLDEFRHGQPVILMGRELADRLRIALGSSLELLSPSGRSSSAGFAPKEASFVMAGAFRTGMYEYDSVRVYVSLDAARSLLGFRDGSATGIEVRCNDVFEADRVALRIAEALGQERFEVRHWKEMNANLFAALELEKTGLSIIMVMIVIVGSFSIVAALVMLVMEKTRDIAILVAMGARRRQVKQVFMMLGMLVGGFGAVTGLALGLAASWVVQKYKIIKLPEGVYPLSHLPIRIEILDLGIVMAAAFLLCYLATMYPSRHAARLDPAEILRFE from the coding sequence ATGCGCTTTCCGCTTTTCATCGCCCTGCGCTACCTGTCCACGAGGAAACGCTCTTTTCTCTCGATCATTTCGCTCGTTTCCGTGGCTGGGGTTGCTCTCGGCGTGGCCGCGCTCATCGTGGTCACAGGGGTGATGAACGGCTTTTCCACCGAACTGCGCGAAAAAATGCTCGGCATTACGTCGCACATCGTGGTCACGCCTCGCCAAGGCGCATTCGACGACTATGAGCCGGCGCTCCGGGCAATCCGCGACGTAGGCGGCGTCGAGGCGGCCACCCCATTCATCAAAGCAGAGGTCATGCTTTCCAGTGGCCGGGCGGTCAAAGGCGTGGCCCTGCGCGGGGTGGACCCTGGAACCGCCGACAACGTGCTCACCGTGGACCAGCACGTGGAGGCTGGAATCGGCCTGGCGGGTCTGGATGAGTTCCGGCATGGCCAGCCTGTCATTCTCATGGGTCGGGAACTTGCCGATCGGTTGCGCATCGCTCTGGGCAGTTCGCTGGAGCTCCTTTCGCCGTCCGGGAGATCGTCCTCGGCCGGATTCGCGCCCAAGGAAGCGAGTTTCGTAATGGCGGGCGCGTTCAGGACCGGCATGTACGAGTACGACTCCGTGCGGGTTTACGTTTCCCTGGATGCAGCGCGCAGCCTGCTCGGGTTCCGCGACGGTTCCGCCACAGGCATCGAGGTCCGCTGCAATGACGTCTTCGAGGCGGACCGGGTGGCTCTGCGCATTGCCGAAGCTCTGGGCCAGGAGCGGTTCGAGGTGCGCCACTGGAAAGAAATGAACGCAAACCTTTTTGCGGCGCTGGAGCTGGAAAAGACCGGCCTCTCGATAATCATGGTGATGATCGTCATCGTAGGATCCTTTTCCATCGTGGCCGCGCTGGTGATGCTGGTGATGGAAAAGACGCGGGACATCGCCATTCTCGTGGCCATGGGCGCCCGTCGCCGGCAGGTGAAGCAGGTGTTCATGATGCTGGGCATGCTGGTGGGCGGTTTCGGCGCGGTGACGGGACTCGCGCTTGGTCTTGCTGCGAGTTGGGTGGTGCAGAAATACAAGATCATCAAGCTGCCGGAAGGCGTTTACCCATTGTCGCACCTGCCGATCCGCATCGAAATTCTGGACCTTGGCATTGTGATGGCGGCTGCGTTCCTGTTGTGTTATCTGGCCACCATGTATCCGTCGCGCCATGCGGCGCGGCTCGACCCGGCCGAAATTCTGCGATTCGAGTAA
- the lysS gene encoding lysine--tRNA ligase: MLQSLAARDELNQVIKNRVEKACTLLDSGVALFPNDFRKNAEVEDILGEHAESPDEKLQEAGEDIAIAGRIVSLRSFGKLAFFHLQDATGRMQVSAQRDVLGTDAYQKFKKLDIGDIVGVVGSLFRTKTGELTLNVSSVTLLTKSMRPLPEKYHGLKDVELRYRQRYVDLIVNPRAKEIFRARRTIVREIRDFLDEREFMEVETPMMQPVPGGATAKPFTTHHNALDMQLYMRIAPELYLKRLLVGGFERVYEINRNFRNEGISTQHNPEFTMLEFYWAYADYHDLMDLTEEMFARVAKAVTGDTKIPYQGETIDLTPGAWIRLTFHESLEQVGGLSPEIFNNYDKLRTFIRENGEKVIEGEKLAKLQAKAFDLVVEPKLIQPHFIHGYPTDISPLSRRNETNPEITDRFELFIAGREMANAFSELNDPVDQRMRFEEQVREKEAGDEEAHGMDEDYLRALEYGMPPAAGEGVGIDRLVMLMTDSASIREVILFPLLRPESES; encoded by the coding sequence ATGCTGCAAAGTCTGGCTGCGCGCGACGAACTCAACCAGGTCATCAAGAACCGGGTGGAAAAAGCCTGTACGCTGCTTGACAGCGGCGTTGCGCTGTTTCCCAACGATTTCCGCAAGAACGCCGAGGTGGAAGACATCCTTGGTGAGCATGCGGAATCCCCGGACGAGAAACTCCAGGAGGCGGGCGAGGATATCGCCATTGCCGGTCGCATCGTCTCTTTGCGCTCCTTCGGCAAGCTCGCTTTCTTCCATTTGCAGGACGCCACCGGACGGATGCAGGTCTCGGCGCAGCGCGACGTGTTGGGCACCGACGCCTACCAGAAGTTCAAGAAGCTCGACATCGGCGACATCGTCGGCGTGGTCGGCTCGCTCTTTCGCACCAAAACAGGCGAGCTCACCTTGAACGTTTCCAGCGTCACCCTGCTCACCAAGTCCATGCGGCCGCTGCCCGAAAAATACCACGGCCTCAAGGATGTGGAACTACGCTACCGCCAGCGTTACGTCGACCTCATAGTCAACCCGCGGGCCAAGGAAATCTTCCGTGCAAGGCGCACCATTGTGCGCGAGATCCGCGACTTCCTCGACGAACGCGAATTCATGGAGGTGGAGACCCCCATGATGCAGCCCGTGCCGGGCGGCGCAACGGCCAAGCCGTTCACCACACACCATAACGCCCTGGACATGCAGCTCTACATGCGCATCGCGCCTGAGCTCTATCTCAAGCGGCTGCTCGTGGGCGGTTTCGAGCGGGTTTACGAGATCAACCGCAACTTCCGCAACGAGGGCATTTCCACCCAGCACAATCCCGAGTTCACCATGCTCGAATTCTACTGGGCGTACGCGGACTACCATGATCTCATGGATCTCACCGAGGAAATGTTTGCGCGGGTGGCCAAGGCCGTGACAGGCGACACGAAAATCCCTTACCAGGGCGAGACCATCGACCTCACCCCCGGCGCCTGGATCCGGCTCACCTTCCACGAATCCCTCGAACAGGTGGGCGGCCTCAGCCCGGAGATCTTCAACAACTACGACAAGCTCAGGACTTTCATCCGCGAAAACGGCGAGAAGGTCATCGAGGGCGAAAAGCTCGCCAAGTTGCAGGCCAAAGCCTTCGACCTTGTTGTGGAACCCAAGCTCATCCAGCCGCACTTCATCCATGGCTACCCCACGGACATCTCTCCCCTCTCGCGGCGCAACGAAACAAACCCCGAGATCACGGACCGCTTCGAGCTCTTCATTGCCGGCCGGGAGATGGCCAACGCCTTCTCCGAGCTGAACGACCCCGTGGACCAGCGCATGCGCTTCGAGGAGCAGGTCCGCGAAAAGGAAGCCGGCGACGAGGAAGCCCACGGCATGGACGAGGACTACCTGCGCGCCCTGGAGTACGGCATGCCGCCAGCTGCGGGCGAAGGCGTGGGCATCGACCGTCTGGTCATGCTCATGACCGACTCCGCCTCCATCCGCGAGGTCATCCTCTTCCCCCTGCTGCGGCCCGAATCCGAGTCGTAA
- a CDS encoding protein-L-isoaspartate(D-aspartate) O-methyltransferase, with translation MKHFSYRVIIVVFSCLCAAADAHGQEYAEQRAALVDAIRQDVSNTVEHILGTPMETQVTEALKSVPRHEFVPDAQRNLAYLNQPLPIGYGQTISQPYVVALMTALLDPQPGDVVFELGTGSGYQAAVLAELVADVHTVEIVPPLAESATERLARLGYDNVQVAQGDGYYGKPQAAPFDGIVVTAAASHIPPPLVEQLKPGGRMIIPVGPAYQLQHLMLVEKDESGEVRTRSVLPVAFVPLTGGH, from the coding sequence ATGAAGCACTTTTCGTATCGGGTCATCATTGTTGTTTTCTCGTGCCTGTGCGCTGCGGCGGACGCACACGGACAGGAGTATGCCGAGCAACGCGCCGCGTTAGTGGACGCCATCCGCCAGGATGTCTCCAACACTGTTGAGCATATTCTGGGCACCCCCATGGAAACGCAAGTGACGGAGGCGCTGAAGTCCGTGCCTCGCCACGAGTTCGTTCCCGATGCCCAACGCAACCTCGCTTACCTGAACCAGCCCTTGCCAATCGGCTACGGCCAGACCATCTCCCAGCCGTATGTTGTAGCGCTGATGACTGCGCTGCTCGATCCACAGCCCGGCGACGTGGTCTTCGAGTTGGGCACAGGCTCCGGCTACCAGGCCGCGGTGCTTGCTGAGCTCGTGGCTGATGTCCATACGGTGGAGATCGTGCCGCCGCTGGCGGAATCGGCCACGGAGCGACTGGCGCGGCTCGGATACGACAACGTGCAGGTGGCGCAGGGCGACGGGTACTACGGGAAGCCCCAAGCTGCCCCCTTCGACGGCATCGTAGTCACCGCGGCCGCCTCACACATTCCGCCGCCGCTCGTGGAGCAGCTCAAACCCGGCGGCCGGATGATCATTCCCGTGGGGCCTGCGTATCAGCTCCAGCATCTCATGCTCGTGGAAAAGGACGAATCCGGCGAGGTGCGGACCCGCAGCGTATTGCCCGTGGCCTTTGTTCCGCTCACAGGAGGGCATTGA
- a CDS encoding rhodanese-like domain-containing protein: MQPRSFFAILACALILATAIPGAAMADEYQYKSPEEVKRMIDAEEPMHLVDIQVEGEFEKHHLPGAVPTYAYPLKSAEEKARVDAVIDTIQADDAPVVIVCPRGGGGAERCYTHLTSRGVDESRLFILEKGQEGWPFEEYIESD, from the coding sequence ATGCAACCCCGTTCCTTTTTTGCCATTCTGGCCTGCGCGCTGATCCTGGCCACGGCCATCCCCGGCGCGGCAATGGCCGACGAATACCAATACAAGAGCCCTGAAGAAGTGAAGCGGATGATCGACGCCGAGGAACCCATGCACCTGGTGGATATCCAGGTGGAGGGCGAGTTCGAGAAACACCATTTGCCGGGCGCCGTGCCCACATACGCCTACCCGCTCAAGTCCGCGGAGGAGAAGGCCAGGGTCGACGCCGTGATCGATACAATCCAGGCCGACGACGCGCCTGTGGTCATCGTCTGCCCCCGCGGCGGTGGCGGCGCTGAGCGCTGCTACACCCACCTCACATCCAGGGGCGTGGACGAAAGCCGCCTCTTCATCCTGGAGAAAGGCCAGGAGGGCTGGCCCTTTGAGGAGTACATCGAGTCCGACTAG
- a CDS encoding DUF6115 domain-containing protein: MLQWAFILLSCLEVVLLALVIVFFQRLKRSESVLNALQDKQQNLLNKLDFNARLEEQLVDTFRQRQDELINLAEDIERKSDELRELIKQAESISHSPRTKRQAVLNAYRRGMKPRDIARSMNLSVDEVELMLMETGSR, from the coding sequence ATGCTCCAGTGGGCCTTCATTCTCCTCTCCTGTCTCGAGGTCGTCCTGCTCGCCCTCGTCATCGTCTTTTTCCAGCGGCTCAAGCGGTCCGAGTCCGTGCTCAACGCCCTCCAGGACAAGCAGCAGAACCTCTTGAACAAGCTCGACTTCAACGCCAGGCTCGAAGAACAGCTCGTGGACACGTTCCGCCAGCGACAGGACGAACTCATCAACCTGGCCGAGGACATCGAACGCAAATCCGATGAGCTTCGCGAACTCATCAAGCAGGCCGAGTCCATCTCACACTCTCCGCGCACCAAACGCCAGGCCGTGCTCAACGCCTACCGCCGGGGCATGAAGCCGCGCGACATAGCCAGGTCCATGAACCTTTCCGTGGACGAGGTCGAACTCATGCTCATGGAGACGGGATCGAGGTAG
- a CDS encoding flagellar basal body-associated FliL family protein — MADQSEFLSENEKALLDTEELSGVDDAPVPPDADKVELDLEDAPFLEDEEEEEEEAATGEETYEDLGKQPKKFDIKALLNDRRFQIGAGAGLLVLLLALIFLWPEQKPPPDIAIDMPDSLTVSEQNATNATQQIIQEKEEFIVGFEPFWVEHEEEDGTVRFLYCKFAAPAPSEKLAWEIRHKKVVLRDAIFYYLRNKDLTFLADKNNVEQLKQDLLSVVNQYLGNAQLETILIEEYLVK; from the coding sequence ATGGCAGACCAGTCCGAATTCCTCTCCGAAAACGAGAAGGCTCTCCTCGACACCGAAGAACTGAGCGGGGTCGATGACGCGCCCGTCCCTCCGGACGCGGACAAGGTCGAGCTGGATCTCGAGGATGCCCCGTTCCTGGAGGACGAGGAGGAGGAAGAGGAAGAAGCCGCAACCGGCGAAGAGACATACGAGGACCTTGGCAAGCAGCCGAAAAAATTCGACATCAAAGCGCTGCTGAACGATCGGCGGTTTCAGATCGGCGCCGGGGCCGGCTTGCTCGTGCTGCTGCTTGCGCTCATTTTCCTCTGGCCGGAGCAGAAGCCGCCGCCCGACATCGCCATCGACATGCCCGACTCGCTCACCGTCTCGGAGCAGAACGCTACAAACGCGACGCAGCAAATTATCCAGGAAAAGGAAGAGTTCATCGTCGGTTTCGAGCCGTTCTGGGTGGAGCACGAGGAAGAGGACGGCACGGTGCGCTTCCTCTACTGCAAGTTCGCCGCGCCGGCGCCGTCCGAAAAGCTCGCCTGGGAGATACGTCACAAAAAAGTTGTCCTGCGCGACGCCATATTCTACTATCTACGCAATAAAGACCTGACATTTCTCGCCGATAAGAACAATGTGGAGCAGCTCAAGCAGGATCTGCTCTCCGTCGTCAACCAGTATCTCGGAAACGCGCAATTGGAGACGATCCTTATCGAGGAATACCTGGTCAAATAG
- a CDS encoding FliA/WhiG family RNA polymerase sigma factor has protein sequence MATSSSSGKSSSFSKPDISSWELLESGAVAWENMGAVDRRHVVQHYAPKIKFLALRLKAKLPQNVELNDIISSGTLGLMEALGKYDPSLGIKFETYAENRIRGAMLDELRRMDWFSRGLRQRVRALEDASKQYENRHGRKASEEELMELTGLTRKEVRTGLEALQNQLCLDIDAIQETFSAEGKGQAGDEPYHATALQEVVDKVANLIEELTPREKMVMSLYYGDELTMRETAEVMDITEGRVSQLHSQAMARLRQLFRERYGADFTL, from the coding sequence ATGGCAACATCAAGTTCTTCTGGAAAAAGCTCCTCTTTCAGCAAGCCTGACATCTCTTCCTGGGAGTTGTTGGAGTCTGGCGCTGTTGCGTGGGAGAACATGGGCGCGGTGGATCGCCGCCACGTCGTCCAGCACTATGCGCCCAAGATCAAGTTCCTCGCCTTGCGTCTCAAGGCGAAGCTGCCCCAGAACGTCGAGCTCAACGATATCATCTCCTCCGGCACCCTGGGCCTGATGGAGGCCCTGGGCAAGTACGATCCCAGCCTGGGCATCAAGTTCGAGACCTATGCGGAGAACCGCATTCGCGGCGCCATGCTCGACGAGCTCAGGCGCATGGACTGGTTCTCCCGCGGGCTGCGCCAGCGTGTGCGCGCGCTGGAAGACGCCTCCAAGCAGTATGAGAACCGCCACGGCCGCAAAGCCAGCGAGGAAGAACTCATGGAGCTGACCGGCCTCACCCGGAAAGAGGTCCGCACAGGGCTCGAAGCGCTCCAGAACCAGCTGTGCCTGGACATCGACGCCATCCAGGAGACGTTCTCGGCCGAGGGCAAGGGCCAGGCCGGCGACGAGCCCTACCACGCCACGGCCCTGCAGGAGGTAGTGGACAAGGTCGCCAACCTCATCGAGGAGCTCACTCCGCGCGAGAAGATGGTCATGTCACTCTACTACGGCGACGAGCTCACCATGCGCGAAACCGCCGAGGTCATGGACATCACGGAAGGCCGCGTCTCACAGCTCCACTCCCAGGCCATGGCGAGGCTCCGCCAGCTGTTCCGCGAACGCTACGGCGCCGATTTCACCCTCTAA
- a CDS encoding MinD/ParA family protein, which produces MSSQLPLVFSVTSGKGGVGKTNLSANLSMALAETGKRVVLLDADLGLANVDVILGLAPERNLFHLFREGESLESILLDTGYGFDILPASSGVSEMLSLSTGQKLELLEAMDYLEDKVDYLVVDTGAGINDNVVYFNLAAQERIVVLTPEPTSLTDAYALIKVLKLEHGMEHFKILVNMARTPDAAKEVFTRLYRACDHFLDGVSLDLLGSIPHDSAVRKAVIKQVPFLKHAPDSPASKAVREAAKRIQTWDVATNLDGNIKFFWKKLLFQQA; this is translated from the coding sequence ATGAGTTCACAGCTTCCGCTGGTTTTCTCCGTCACCTCGGGCAAGGGCGGCGTGGGCAAGACCAACCTTTCCGCGAACCTCTCCATGGCGCTGGCCGAAACCGGCAAGCGCGTCGTGTTGCTGGATGCGGACCTGGGTCTGGCCAACGTGGATGTGATCCTCGGCCTGGCGCCGGAGCGTAACCTGTTCCATCTTTTCCGAGAGGGCGAAAGCCTGGAGTCCATTCTTCTGGACACCGGCTACGGGTTCGATATCCTGCCCGCCTCCTCCGGCGTGTCCGAGATGCTGTCCCTCTCCACGGGCCAGAAGCTCGAACTGCTCGAGGCCATGGACTACCTGGAAGACAAGGTGGACTACCTGGTGGTGGACACCGGCGCGGGCATCAACGACAACGTCGTCTATTTCAATCTCGCTGCGCAGGAGCGCATCGTGGTGCTTACGCCGGAGCCAACCTCGCTCACCGACGCCTACGCGCTGATCAAGGTGCTCAAGCTGGAGCACGGCATGGAGCACTTCAAGATCCTCGTGAACATGGCGCGGACCCCGGATGCGGCCAAAGAGGTCTTCACCCGGCTGTACCGCGCCTGCGACCACTTTCTGGACGGCGTCTCGCTCGATTTGCTAGGCTCGATACCCCACGACTCCGCTGTGCGAAAGGCTGTGATCAAGCAGGTTCCCTTTCTGAAGCACGCGCCGGACAGCCCCGCGTCCAAGGCTGTCCGCGAAGCGGCAAAACGTATTCAAACCTGGGACGTGGCGACGAATCTCGATGGCAACATCAAGTTCTTCTGGAAAAAGCTCCTCTTTCAGCAAGCCTGA
- a CDS encoding flagellar biosynthesis protein FlhF, with protein MRVKTFRGTDTKSVLARIRSELGADAVILSTRTCNDGDGKVCEITAALDDTPGSSQPGNGSAAPGRSNGSGSRPGDSIVSDLLGSQPEQFPGWSQWHREWQSIKEHLNALMKPQIDLARLTPRQRLPLEYLEREGASPELIARIYRTLLADKNASVLGPLEQAVPVSPWSQENWPQKVHALTGPHGAGKTTSLIRMAFALRREDPALKILIVNADTSKSSGRMLLRQYAELAELEYCEASSGSEFLDAAGRARSFDRVLVDLPALARGEELDQLLDRIGFHVLADADPSSGYGVVHLVLSPLFASGQISAFIRSYASERLAGIVWTKLDEAFSFGSMINTGESTGLPAVALSYGSGLRDTLAPAKHAPFWRLVFKHRLPGAGAAEPHAAGRGAATNARSNRSARPS; from the coding sequence ATGCGCGTTAAAACATTCCGCGGAACAGACACGAAAAGCGTGCTCGCCCGCATCCGCAGCGAGCTGGGCGCAGACGCCGTGATCCTCTCCACCCGCACATGCAATGATGGCGACGGCAAGGTCTGCGAAATTACCGCGGCCCTGGACGATACCCCGGGCAGCTCCCAGCCCGGAAATGGCTCGGCCGCACCGGGCCGCTCCAACGGCTCCGGCTCCCGCCCGGGCGACTCCATCGTCTCCGATCTCCTGGGCAGCCAGCCCGAGCAGTTCCCGGGTTGGAGCCAGTGGCACCGCGAGTGGCAGTCCATCAAGGAGCACCTCAACGCGCTGATGAAGCCGCAAATAGACCTGGCCCGGCTCACGCCCCGCCAACGCCTTCCCCTGGAGTACCTGGAGCGCGAAGGCGCTTCCCCCGAACTCATCGCCAGAATCTACCGCACGCTTCTCGCCGACAAGAACGCCTCGGTGCTCGGACCGTTGGAGCAGGCTGTGCCCGTTTCCCCCTGGTCGCAGGAAAACTGGCCCCAGAAGGTGCACGCCCTCACCGGTCCCCACGGTGCGGGCAAGACGACTTCGCTCATCCGCATGGCTTTTGCCCTGCGTCGCGAGGACCCTGCCCTGAAAATACTCATCGTCAACGCGGACACCTCCAAATCCTCCGGCCGAATGCTGCTCCGCCAGTACGCCGAACTCGCCGAGCTCGAGTACTGCGAGGCGTCTTCTGGCAGTGAATTCCTGGACGCCGCCGGCCGCGCCAGGAGTTTCGATCGTGTGCTCGTGGACCTTCCGGCCCTTGCCCGGGGCGAGGAGCTGGACCAGCTGCTGGACCGCATCGGATTCCATGTCCTGGCGGATGCGGACCCGTCCTCGGGCTACGGCGTGGTCCATCTGGTGCTTTCACCTCTGTTCGCATCCGGGCAGATTTCAGCGTTCATCCGGAGCTATGCATCGGAAAGACTCGCAGGTATCGTCTGGACGAAGCTCGACGAAGCATTTAGTTTCGGTTCCATGATCAACACCGGTGAATCCACGGGACTGCCGGCTGTGGCCCTTTCATACGGCTCCGGCCTGCGGGATACTCTCGCCCCGGCGAAACACGCCCCCTTCTGGAGGCTGGTCTTCAAGCACCGGCTTCCCGGCGCCGGCGCGGCGGAACCCCACGCCGCCGGGCGAGGCGCGGCGACCAACGCACGATCCAACAGGAGCGCACGTCCGTCATGA
- the flhA gene encoding flagellar biosynthesis protein FlhA, with protein sequence MASGFAGPRINYERFAKQGDILLAGGVVTILFVMLIPLPTIILDLMLSLSISLSLVTLITAMFMTSPMEFSIFPSLLLVMTLLRLALNVASTRLILLHGDQGTSAAGKVIQSFGEFVVGGNFIIGIVIFVILFILNKIVIVAGTTRIGEVAARFTLDAMPGKQMAIEADLNSGLIDEMEATQQRQAIRREADFYGAMDGAGKFVQGDVKAGMFITVINIVGGILLGTLQKGMTWQEAAQTYTLLTIGDGLVSTIPSLIISTAAGIIVSRSASEAKMGEEFIGQLAYNARSLKLVSAVLCVFALVPGMPTIPFLIFSGLMFGAAVLVSRGKITKDDDTKSAKDGQAPSLDSPEEVQSLLPLDALELEVGYGLIPLVDEEQNGNLLTRIRSIRRQFALDMGVIIPSLHLRDNLQLKPGQYTVLIKGNEVASAEILLDHLLAMDPGDVKHRIKGVETKEPAFNLPALWIPESHKEEAMLAGYTVVDPSTVIATHLTEVFKRQLHEFLGRQEVQNLLDNLSKTAPKAVEDLVPNVLSLGSVQKVLQNLVREGVSIRDLLSIVETLADYGPSSKDPDQLTEFVREKLSRTVVKPHLDSEGALPIITLDHTVEKALQESIRQTDNGTYLAMEPGQAHKLISKINQAVETSAVADGQPVLLTTPMVRAHLAQLLLRFIPTLPVISQAEIPADIRLNAVNTVVLDNAR encoded by the coding sequence ATGGCTTCAGGTTTCGCAGGACCACGCATAAATTACGAACGCTTCGCCAAGCAGGGAGATATCCTGCTGGCTGGCGGCGTGGTGACCATCCTGTTCGTGATGCTCATCCCCCTGCCGACCATCATTCTGGACCTCATGCTTTCTTTGTCCATCTCCCTGAGCCTCGTCACCCTCATCACCGCAATGTTCATGACGAGCCCCATGGAGTTCTCGATCTTCCCGTCCCTGCTGCTCGTCATGACCCTGTTGCGCCTTGCGCTGAACGTGGCGTCCACCCGCCTTATCCTGCTGCATGGCGACCAGGGCACAAGCGCGGCGGGCAAGGTTATCCAGTCCTTTGGTGAATTTGTCGTCGGCGGCAATTTCATCATCGGCATCGTCATCTTCGTCATTCTTTTCATCCTCAACAAGATCGTCATCGTGGCCGGCACCACGCGCATCGGCGAGGTCGCCGCGCGCTTCACCCTGGACGCCATGCCCGGCAAGCAGATGGCCATCGAGGCGGACCTGAACTCCGGCCTCATCGACGAGATGGAGGCCACCCAGCAGCGCCAGGCCATCCGGAGGGAGGCGGACTTCTACGGAGCCATGGACGGCGCGGGCAAGTTCGTCCAGGGCGACGTGAAGGCCGGCATGTTCATCACGGTCATCAACATCGTGGGCGGCATCCTCCTGGGTACGCTGCAAAAGGGCATGACCTGGCAGGAAGCCGCGCAGACATACACGCTGCTCACCATCGGCGACGGCCTGGTTTCCACCATTCCGTCTCTCATCATCTCCACAGCAGCCGGCATCATCGTATCCCGCTCCGCCTCCGAGGCAAAGATGGGCGAGGAGTTCATCGGCCAGCTCGCCTACAACGCCCGCTCTCTCAAGCTCGTTTCCGCGGTGCTCTGCGTCTTCGCCCTGGTGCCAGGAATGCCCACCATCCCCTTCCTGATCTTCTCCGGCCTCATGTTCGGCGCCGCCGTCCTGGTCAGCCGCGGCAAGATCACCAAGGATGACGACACCAAGAGCGCCAAAGACGGCCAGGCGCCGTCCCTCGATTCTCCGGAAGAGGTGCAGAGCCTGCTGCCCCTCGACGCCCTGGAGCTGGAGGTGGGTTACGGCCTCATCCCGCTCGTAGACGAGGAGCAGAACGGCAACCTGCTCACCCGGATCCGCTCTATCCGCCGGCAGTTCGCTCTGGACATGGGCGTCATTATTCCTTCGCTCCATCTGCGCGACAACCTCCAGCTCAAGCCCGGCCAGTACACTGTGCTCATCAAGGGCAACGAGGTGGCCTCGGCCGAGATATTGCTGGACCACCTGCTTGCCATGGACCCCGGCGACGTGAAACACCGCATCAAGGGCGTGGAGACCAAGGAACCCGCCTTCAACCTGCCTGCGTTGTGGATTCCCGAATCGCACAAGGAAGAGGCCATGCTCGCCGGCTATACCGTGGTCGACCCCTCCACGGTCATCGCCACGCACCTCACAGAGGTTTTCAAACGCCAGCTGCACGAATTCCTGGGCCGCCAGGAGGTGCAGAACCTCTTGGACAACCTCTCCAAAACCGCGCCAAAGGCAGTGGAAGATCTCGTGCCCAACGTCCTCTCCCTGGGTTCGGTGCAGAAGGTGCTCCAGAATCTGGTCCGCGAAGGCGTCTCCATCCGCGATCTGCTCTCCATCGTGGAGACGCTGGCCGACTACGGTCCCTCCTCCAAAGATCCGGACCAGCTCACCGAGTTCGTGCGTGAGAAACTCTCCCGCACCGTGGTCAAGCCGCATCTGGACTCCGAAGGCGCACTGCCCATCATCACTTTGGACCATACCGTGGAGAAGGCGTTGCAGGAATCCATTCGTCAGACCGACAACGGCACGTACCTCGCCATGGAACCCGGCCAGGCGCACAAGCTCATCAGCAAGATCAATCAGGCCGTGGAAACCAGCGCCGTGGCAGACGGACAACCCGTGCTGCTGACCACGCCCATGGTCCGTGCACACCTGGCGCAGCTCCTGCTCCGGTTCATCCCGACACTGCCTGTCATCTCACAGGCAGAGATCCCTGCCGATATCCGACTGAACGCCGTGAACACTGTGGTGCTTGACAATGCGCGTTAA